In Terriglobales bacterium, a single genomic region encodes these proteins:
- the lexA gene encoding transcriptional repressor LexA produces the protein MALTRRQRQLYDFIAGFVERQGYSPSFEEIREGMGLNSLATVHKHVTNLEKKGLLKRGYNRSRSIDLLPPRGKMKQALAAPLGLPLMGRIAAGRPIESMENPETINFSDFTRSKDVYVLEVSGDSMQDEHIVEGDYILVEKTQVAVNGELVVALVDGAETTLKRIYREGDYVRLQPSNAAMQPITVPAGSVQIQGRVIGVLRKY, from the coding sequence ATGGCACTCACCCGGAGGCAACGGCAACTCTACGACTTTATTGCCGGCTTCGTCGAGCGGCAGGGTTATTCGCCCTCCTTTGAAGAGATCCGCGAGGGCATGGGGCTGAACTCGCTGGCCACGGTGCACAAGCACGTGACCAACCTGGAGAAGAAAGGGCTGCTCAAGCGAGGCTACAACCGCAGCCGCTCCATCGACCTGTTGCCGCCGCGGGGAAAGATGAAGCAGGCCCTGGCTGCCCCCCTGGGCTTGCCGCTGATGGGCCGGATTGCAGCCGGGCGGCCCATCGAAAGCATGGAGAACCCGGAGACCATCAACTTCTCCGATTTCACCCGCTCCAAGGACGTCTACGTGCTCGAAGTAAGCGGCGACTCCATGCAGGACGAGCATATCGTCGAGGGCGATTACATCCTGGTGGAAAAGACCCAGGTAGCGGTGAACGGTGAGCTGGTGGTGGCGCTGGTGGACGGCGCCGAAACCACGCTGAAGCGGATCTACCGCGAAGGTGACTACGTCCGCCTGCAACCCTCGAACGCGGCCATGCAGCCCATCACCGTGCCGGCAGGGTCGGTGCAGATCCAGGGGCGGGTGATCGGCGTGCTGCGGAAGTACTGA
- a CDS encoding YciI family protein, translated as MSQNLLLSSVLILLATASAFGDEPARKAELQFLYRIQPTRAAMLTAGPTPEEQAIVTEHFHYLKDLTAKGVVILAGRTLNTDESSFGIVIFRAESEEAARRIMNGDPAVAKGVMKAALFPYHVALMEGKPIP; from the coding sequence ATGTCCCAAAACCTGCTGCTGAGTTCGGTCCTGATTCTCCTGGCTACTGCTTCTGCCTTCGGCGACGAGCCCGCCCGGAAGGCGGAATTGCAGTTTCTCTACCGCATCCAGCCTACTCGCGCCGCCATGCTTACCGCAGGCCCCACGCCGGAGGAACAGGCTATCGTCACCGAGCACTTCCACTACCTGAAGGACCTGACCGCCAAAGGCGTGGTAATCCTGGCCGGCCGCACGCTGAATACCGACGAGTCCTCGTTCGGCATCGTGATCTTCCGGGCGGAGAGCGAGGAGGCGGCGCGCCGGATCATGAACGGCGACCCCGCCGTGGCCAAGGGCGTCATGAAAGCCGCCCTCTTTCCCTACCACGTGGCGCTGATGGAAGGGAAGCCCATCCCGTAA
- a CDS encoding aminotransferase class V-fold PLP-dependent enzyme, which yields MPSHSAHDDLLRWRSEFPILETSTYMISNSLGAMPRGVYDALRSYADAWATRGVRAWEEGWWGLETEVGDEIGALMNAPKGSVSTHQNVTLCQATVASCFDFTGKRNKVVFSDMNFPSVVYFWYAQERRGARVDMIKTEDGITVPTERLLDAIDETTLLVPISHVIFRSSFIKDVPAIVEKAHKVGALVLLDTFQSLGTVPVDVQKLDVDFCTGGVLKWLCGGAGVGYLYVRPELGRKLEPAITGWFAHQDSFAFEIGPIRYTDPPMRFMNGTTHLPALYACRPGLKIIREVGVERIREKSMRQTARLIRLAEERGWKVNTPRDPARRGGTVSIDMPNSKEVCAQLLKRDILVDWRPKAGVRMSPHFYNKDEELDTAIAAVEQILSEMGVAAR from the coding sequence ATGCCCAGTCACTCCGCTCACGATGACCTGCTGCGCTGGCGCAGCGAGTTTCCCATTCTGGAAACCAGCACCTACATGATCAGCAACTCGCTCGGGGCCATGCCCCGCGGCGTCTATGACGCGCTGCGCTCTTACGCCGATGCCTGGGCCACGCGCGGCGTGCGCGCCTGGGAAGAAGGATGGTGGGGACTGGAGACCGAGGTCGGCGACGAGATCGGCGCGTTGATGAACGCGCCCAAAGGCTCGGTCTCGACCCACCAGAACGTGACCCTGTGCCAGGCGACCGTAGCCTCCTGCTTCGACTTCACCGGAAAACGCAACAAGGTCGTCTTCAGCGACATGAATTTCCCCTCGGTCGTCTATTTCTGGTACGCGCAAGAGCGGCGTGGCGCGCGCGTAGACATGATCAAGACGGAGGACGGTATCACCGTCCCCACCGAGCGCCTGCTGGATGCCATCGACGAAACCACGCTGCTGGTGCCCATCTCGCACGTCATCTTCCGCAGCTCGTTCATCAAGGACGTGCCCGCCATCGTGGAGAAAGCCCACAAGGTCGGGGCGCTGGTGCTGCTGGACACCTTCCAGTCGCTGGGCACGGTGCCGGTGGACGTGCAGAAGCTGGACGTCGATTTCTGCACCGGCGGCGTGCTGAAGTGGCTGTGCGGCGGCGCCGGCGTGGGCTATCTCTACGTGCGTCCGGAACTGGGCCGGAAGCTGGAGCCGGCCATCACCGGCTGGTTCGCGCACCAGGACTCGTTCGCCTTCGAGATCGGGCCCATCCGCTACACCGACCCGCCCATGCGCTTCATGAACGGCACCACCCACCTGCCCGCACTCTACGCCTGCCGGCCGGGGCTGAAGATCATCCGTGAAGTGGGCGTGGAGCGCATCCGGGAGAAGTCCATGCGGCAGACCGCGCGGCTCATCCGCCTGGCCGAAGAACGCGGCTGGAAGGTGAACACGCCGCGCGACCCGGCGCGGCGCGGGGGCACGGTTTCCATCGACATGCCGAATTCCAAAGAGGTGTGCGCGCAACTGCTGAAACGCGACATCCTGGTGGACTGGCGTCCCAAGGCAGGAGTGCGCATGTCGCCCCACTTCTATAACAAGGATGAGGAACTGGACACGGCCATCGCCGCGGTGGAGCAGATCCTGAGCGAGATGGGCGTGGCGGCGCGGTAG
- a CDS encoding GAF domain-containing protein gives MADFSKRIEKAEKYLQKGKTESALEEYLGILEDDPNQDGVRSSAADLCLQLNRAGDATKLLSVLFERQAGIGDVSKANITYKKLLKATTPTPEQSLRYGQLMEKTSKKDALDAYEAAVGSFTSAGRKQDALAALKRVVALDPKVENYRREGELATELFDIKAAAEAFFQAGELEAKAGDGNPGAWYARAFTTDPTLPHAALAHGKTLLAKGDAKGAVQAVEALATGAAASPELREAYCRGLLASGRPLDAEPYVWELLDKDPAQADEVGRMIAELIKAEQMEKALAAAHRLEENQTKHDRRREYVNLIKEVTDKQAPSVEFLEYLVEVYNANNREQDYCATLIKLFQLYYAAGNFIKAADSLDAAAEVDAYEPGHQKRLEMLRGKIDSSRFNAVANRFAGAVKVDEDKAGAPAGGMESETTVLDDLMLQAEIFLQYSMRSKAVERLERIQKLFPREEDKNEKLRSLYMNAGLLPKYPSGVGAVAPAVPAAPASGAPPPGLAPAVPGSYAAAPSANDAAVDNIARVTEITRNIYRQGNVKSVLFTAVNEVGRHWSASRCVAGLCTPGKPPSAALEYCAPGVKQSDVMAIVKLIGTLQALAVARGPVLIPNAPGNPDLAGVQQFIEALTIQSILAVPLMDGDEHAGVLILEQCYTPRDWRQTDVFVLKTIADQMVLAVNNSRLRSLVKTLAVTDEKSGLLRRASYLDVLLSEVKRSIQQTSTACVMLLQFAKAGPLVKEVGEPAVESMMTQIGQVITSHIRQNDVAVRYDLTTIALVLSDTNEKNAFFVVDKLRKALAGVRLAGSDKPLPITTGIAELVIRSNFDPIDVVTEVINRVERALDAARAEGGDKANALAAKLEPVPA, from the coding sequence ATGGCCGATTTCTCCAAGCGAATCGAAAAGGCGGAGAAGTACCTTCAGAAGGGCAAGACGGAGTCCGCTCTGGAGGAATACCTGGGGATCCTGGAAGACGATCCCAACCAGGACGGGGTGCGCTCTTCGGCTGCCGACCTGTGTCTGCAACTGAACCGCGCGGGCGATGCCACCAAGCTGCTGAGCGTGTTGTTCGAGCGCCAGGCCGGGATCGGCGACGTCTCCAAGGCCAACATCACCTACAAGAAGCTGCTGAAGGCCACCACTCCTACGCCGGAGCAGAGCCTGCGCTACGGCCAGCTCATGGAGAAGACCAGCAAGAAGGACGCCCTCGACGCCTACGAAGCGGCGGTCGGCAGCTTTACTTCCGCGGGGCGCAAGCAGGACGCGCTGGCAGCTTTGAAGCGCGTTGTCGCGCTCGATCCCAAGGTGGAGAACTACCGCCGCGAAGGCGAGCTGGCCACCGAATTGTTCGACATCAAGGCCGCCGCCGAAGCCTTCTTCCAGGCGGGCGAACTCGAGGCCAAAGCCGGAGACGGCAATCCCGGCGCCTGGTATGCGCGTGCTTTCACCACCGATCCCACCCTTCCGCATGCCGCGTTGGCGCACGGCAAGACGCTGCTGGCCAAGGGTGATGCCAAGGGAGCGGTGCAGGCGGTCGAAGCTCTGGCCACCGGCGCGGCGGCCTCGCCGGAACTGCGCGAAGCCTACTGCCGCGGTTTGCTCGCTTCCGGCCGGCCCCTGGATGCCGAGCCCTACGTCTGGGAGCTGCTGGACAAGGATCCGGCGCAGGCCGACGAAGTCGGCCGCATGATCGCCGAACTCATCAAGGCGGAGCAGATGGAGAAGGCCCTGGCTGCGGCCCATCGCCTGGAGGAGAACCAGACCAAGCACGATCGCCGCCGCGAATACGTGAACCTGATCAAGGAAGTCACGGACAAGCAGGCGCCGAGCGTGGAGTTCCTGGAATACCTGGTCGAGGTTTACAACGCCAACAACCGCGAGCAGGATTATTGCGCCACGCTGATCAAGCTGTTCCAGCTTTATTACGCCGCCGGCAACTTCATCAAGGCGGCGGATTCGCTGGATGCGGCGGCGGAAGTCGACGCCTACGAGCCCGGCCACCAGAAACGCCTGGAGATGCTGCGCGGCAAGATCGATTCCTCTCGTTTCAACGCCGTGGCCAACCGCTTTGCCGGGGCCGTCAAGGTGGACGAAGACAAGGCCGGCGCGCCCGCCGGCGGCATGGAAAGTGAAACCACCGTTCTCGACGACCTCATGCTGCAGGCGGAGATCTTCCTGCAGTACTCCATGCGCTCCAAGGCGGTGGAGCGGTTGGAGCGCATCCAGAAGCTGTTTCCGCGCGAAGAGGACAAGAACGAGAAGCTGCGCTCGCTCTACATGAACGCGGGCCTCCTGCCCAAGTACCCGAGCGGCGTCGGCGCCGTGGCGCCCGCGGTGCCGGCAGCGCCGGCTTCGGGAGCGCCGCCGCCCGGCCTGGCTCCGGCGGTCCCCGGCTCGTATGCGGCCGCGCCCAGCGCCAACGACGCGGCCGTGGACAACATCGCCCGGGTCACCGAGATTACCCGCAACATCTACCGGCAGGGCAACGTGAAGAGCGTGCTGTTCACCGCCGTCAACGAGGTGGGGCGCCACTGGAGCGCCAGTCGCTGCGTGGCCGGGCTGTGCACGCCGGGCAAGCCGCCCTCGGCCGCGCTGGAGTACTGTGCCCCCGGCGTCAAGCAGTCCGACGTTATGGCCATCGTCAAGCTCATCGGCACGCTGCAGGCCCTGGCCGTGGCCCGCGGACCGGTGCTCATCCCCAATGCGCCCGGCAATCCCGACCTGGCGGGAGTGCAGCAGTTCATCGAGGCGCTCACCATCCAGTCCATCCTGGCGGTGCCCCTCATGGATGGCGACGAGCACGCCGGCGTGCTCATCCTGGAGCAGTGTTATACGCCCCGCGACTGGCGGCAGACCGACGTGTTCGTGCTCAAGACCATCGCCGACCAGATGGTGCTGGCGGTGAACAACTCGCGCCTGCGCAGCCTGGTCAAGACGCTGGCCGTCACCGATGAAAAATCCGGCCTGCTGCGTCGCGCCTCCTACCTCGACGTGCTGCTCAGCGAGGTGAAGCGTTCCATCCAGCAGACCTCCACCGCCTGCGTCATGCTGCTGCAGTTCGCCAAGGCGGGACCGCTGGTGAAGGAAGTGGGAGAGCCCGCGGTGGAATCCATGATGACCCAGATCGGCCAGGTCATCACGTCGCACATCCGCCAGAACGACGTGGCCGTGCGCTACGACCTGACCACCATCGCGCTGGTCCTCTCGGACACCAACGAGAAAAACGCCTTCTTCGTGGTGGACAAGCTGCGCAAGGCGCTGGCCGGCGTGCGCCTGGCGGGCTCGGACAAGCCCTTGCCCATCACCACCGGCATCGCGGAACTTGTGATCCGTTCCAATTTCGATCCCATCGACGTGGTCACCGAGGTCATCAACCGCGTGGAGCGGGCCCTGGACGCGGCCCGCGCCGAAGGTGGCGACAAGGCCAACGCGCTGGCCGCCAAACTCGAGCCGGTGCCGGCGTAG
- a CDS encoding acetyl-CoA C-acetyltransferase, producing MLQPTDIAIVSGARTPMGRYCGKLRDFTAQELGAVAAKEAIGRAGVDAKEFDHVIFGNAQQTSGDALYGARHVGLLAGLPVEVPALTLNRLCGSGMQAIVTATQLIQLGEAKMVLAGGMEAMSQAPHVIRGARWGFGLGEGRLEDSLMVALLDSYCGLAMAGTAELYAEQQGITRQHMDEFALRSQQLAETAYKSCRMKEELVPVPLKDAKGRPTGEMFTEDDHRRPQTTLEGLAKLKPAFRKDGAVTAGNASGIVDGGAAVVVMPLADAQKRNLRPLGRLVSWGIAGVEPKIMGSGPVPATRVALKNAGLKLDDMDLIEVNEAFAAQYLAVEKELGLDREKVNVNGGAIALGHPLGATGTRLVLTLLYELRRRKGKYGLATACIGGGQGIAVIVESLQK from the coding sequence ATGCTGCAACCGACCGACATTGCCATCGTCAGCGGAGCGCGCACGCCCATGGGCCGCTATTGCGGCAAACTGCGCGACTTCACCGCCCAGGAATTGGGCGCGGTCGCCGCCAAAGAGGCCATCGGCCGCGCCGGCGTAGATGCCAAAGAGTTCGACCACGTGATCTTCGGCAACGCGCAGCAGACCTCCGGCGACGCGCTCTATGGCGCGCGCCACGTCGGCCTGCTGGCCGGGTTGCCGGTCGAAGTCCCGGCGCTCACCCTCAATCGCCTTTGCGGCTCGGGCATGCAGGCCATCGTCACCGCCACCCAGCTTATTCAACTGGGAGAAGCGAAGATGGTGCTGGCCGGAGGCATGGAAGCCATGTCGCAGGCCCCGCACGTCATCCGCGGCGCGCGCTGGGGATTCGGCCTGGGCGAAGGCCGGCTCGAAGATTCGCTCATGGTCGCGCTGCTCGACTCCTATTGCGGCTTGGCCATGGCCGGAACCGCCGAACTCTACGCCGAGCAGCAGGGCATCACCCGCCAGCATATGGACGAATTTGCGCTGCGCTCGCAGCAGCTTGCCGAGACTGCTTACAAGAGTTGTCGCATGAAAGAAGAACTGGTGCCGGTGCCGCTGAAGGACGCGAAGGGCCGGCCGACCGGCGAGATGTTCACCGAGGACGACCATCGCCGCCCGCAGACCACCCTCGAAGGCTTGGCCAAGCTGAAGCCTGCCTTCCGCAAAGACGGTGCGGTCACTGCGGGCAACGCCAGCGGCATCGTGGATGGCGGTGCGGCCGTGGTGGTGATGCCGCTCGCCGACGCCCAGAAGCGCAACCTCAGGCCGCTGGGCCGGCTAGTCAGTTGGGGCATCGCCGGCGTCGAGCCGAAGATCATGGGCTCCGGCCCCGTGCCCGCCACGCGCGTCGCGCTCAAGAATGCCGGGCTCAAACTCGACGACATGGACCTCATCGAGGTCAACGAGGCCTTCGCCGCGCAGTACCTGGCGGTGGAAAAAGAGCTCGGGCTCGATCGCGAGAAGGTCAACGTGAACGGCGGCGCTATCGCGCTTGGCCACCCGTTGGGCGCCACCGGCACGCGCCTGGTGCTGACCCTGCTCTACGAGCTCCGCCGCCGCAAGGGCAAGTACGGCCTGGCGACCGCGTGTATCGGGGGCGGACAGGGGATCGCCGTGATCGTGGAGAGTCTGCAAAAGTGA
- a CDS encoding carboxypeptidase-like regulatory domain-containing protein: MKRPYEAKFWPAKVLLIDVQTAEVRSTTVEAELDRFTFDGVKPGVYHVVAAGIKCFKGVPRDVVVKAGAVHRVTVKLKFDSHLCEVVVVE, from the coding sequence TTGAAACGACCGTACGAAGCGAAGTTCTGGCCGGCCAAGGTTTTGCTTATCGACGTACAAACAGCGGAGGTGAGATCAACAACAGTCGAGGCAGAGCTGGACCGGTTCACTTTCGACGGCGTCAAACCCGGCGTGTACCACGTCGTTGCGGCTGGCATTAAGTGCTTTAAGGGCGTTCCCAGGGATGTCGTAGTGAAGGCCGGAGCCGTCCACAGGGTCACGGTAAAGCTCAAGTTTGACTCTCACCTCTGTGAAGTCGTGGTTGTCGAGTGA
- a CDS encoding 3-hydroxyacyl-CoA dehydrogenase family protein gives MAIQNVGVLGCGLMGSGIAQVTAMAGCDVTVLEAEQKFLDKGFAGIEKSLAKFAEKGTLKEAPDAVRARLKGTLKKEDLAGCDLIIEAIIENLDEKRKMYAALDAIVKKDAIFASNTSSLSITELMTSTQRPERFIGLHFFNPVPLMKLVEVVRTIATAPDVYESAYQFALKLGKVPVRASDKTGFIVNRLLVPYLLDAIRAYEEGVGSIEDIDNAMKLGCGYPMGPFTLLDFVGLDTTYYITHVMFDEFKERRFAAPPLLKRLVLAGWYGKKTGKGFYDWSDPAKPKASF, from the coding sequence ATGGCTATCCAGAACGTAGGTGTGTTGGGCTGCGGCCTCATGGGTTCGGGTATCGCTCAAGTCACGGCGATGGCCGGCTGCGACGTCACCGTCCTCGAGGCCGAGCAGAAGTTCCTCGACAAAGGCTTCGCCGGCATCGAGAAGTCTCTGGCCAAGTTCGCGGAGAAGGGCACGCTGAAAGAGGCGCCCGACGCCGTCCGCGCCCGCCTGAAAGGCACGCTGAAGAAAGAAGACCTCGCCGGCTGCGACCTCATCATCGAGGCCATCATCGAGAACCTCGATGAGAAGCGGAAGATGTACGCGGCGCTCGACGCCATCGTCAAGAAAGACGCCATCTTTGCCTCCAACACCTCTTCGCTCTCCATCACCGAGTTGATGACCTCCACCCAGCGTCCGGAGCGCTTCATCGGCCTGCACTTCTTCAACCCGGTGCCGCTGATGAAGCTGGTCGAGGTCGTGCGCACCATCGCCACCGCGCCCGACGTCTACGAGTCCGCCTATCAGTTCGCGCTCAAGCTGGGCAAGGTCCCGGTGCGCGCCTCGGACAAGACCGGCTTCATCGTCAACCGTTTGCTGGTGCCCTATCTGCTCGACGCCATCCGCGCCTATGAAGAAGGTGTCGGCTCCATCGAGGACATTGACAATGCCATGAAGCTGGGTTGCGGCTATCCCATGGGTCCGTTCACGCTGCTCGACTTCGTCGGCCTCGATACCACCTACTACATCACCCACGTCATGTTCGACGAGTTCAAGGAGCGCCGTTTCGCTGCGCCGCCGCTGCTCAAACGCCTGGTGCTAGCGGGATGGTACGGAAAAAAGACCGGCAAGGGTTTCTACGATTGGTCGGACCCGGCGAAGCCGAAAGCCTCTTTTTGA
- a CDS encoding enoyl-CoA hydratase-related protein, protein MSQFENILYEKKAAIAYVTINRPKVLNALNMATMEELRAAFTQARDDREVRVVVLTGAGEKAFVAGADINELARHNPVEAKEYTHRGQSVLDLMENLGKPVIACINGFALGGGCEIAMACTMRLASENARLGQPEVKLGIMAGYGGTQRLPRLVGKGLAMQILLTGEMITAQEAHRIGLVNEVVPQAELLPRAEAIAQKIIANAPLALQYTMEAVNKGMEMSLPEALYLEATLFGMCCATEDKREGTTAFLEKRPAQFKGK, encoded by the coding sequence ATGAGTCAATTTGAAAACATCCTTTACGAGAAGAAAGCTGCGATCGCGTACGTCACCATCAACCGCCCCAAGGTCCTCAACGCGCTCAACATGGCCACCATGGAAGAATTGCGCGCGGCGTTCACCCAGGCTCGTGACGACAGGGAAGTCCGTGTCGTCGTTCTCACCGGCGCGGGCGAGAAGGCCTTTGTCGCCGGCGCGGATATCAACGAGCTGGCCAGGCACAATCCCGTCGAGGCCAAGGAGTACACCCATCGCGGCCAGAGCGTGCTCGACCTGATGGAGAACCTGGGCAAGCCGGTCATCGCCTGCATCAACGGGTTCGCGCTCGGCGGCGGCTGCGAGATCGCCATGGCCTGCACCATGCGCCTGGCCAGCGAGAACGCCAGGCTCGGCCAGCCCGAAGTGAAGCTTGGCATCATGGCCGGCTACGGCGGCACACAGCGCCTGCCGCGCCTGGTCGGCAAGGGGCTCGCCATGCAGATCCTGCTGACCGGCGAGATGATCACCGCGCAGGAAGCCCACCGCATCGGTCTGGTGAACGAGGTCGTGCCGCAGGCGGAACTGCTGCCGCGCGCCGAGGCCATCGCGCAGAAGATCATCGCCAACGCTCCCCTCGCCCTGCAGTACACCATGGAAGCCGTCAACAAGGGCATGGAGATGTCGCTGCCTGAGGCCCTCTACCTCGAAGCCACACTCTTCGGCATGTGCTGCGCCACCGAGGACAAGAGGGAAGGCACGACCGCGTTTCTTGAGAAGCGCCCGGCGCAGTTCAAGGGCAAGTAA
- the ribH gene encoding 6,7-dimethyl-8-ribityllumazine synthase, with protein sequence MIKAVQFAHLAKSSKDFAALVEVFDALGLERGDGWEEKRYRGVIFLAPQGQLGVMQGEGFRSAHVRLEVTDADSLYELARRKKLRVVQKIENTPWGARWFTVEAGGIRIAVFSPPATEPSGMAGKLDARGKRFGIVVSRFNSFITERLLAGALDALHRTGARKRDIEVARVPGAFEIPAAARSLAATRRFHAVICIGCILRGETSHYEHLANEVTRGIGQSAQETGVPHAYGLLTCDTLEQAIDRAGLKSGNKGFEAGLSAVEMASLKAAVRRQRSPVTRSRKRPSRRQP encoded by the coding sequence ATGATCAAGGCCGTCCAGTTCGCCCATCTGGCCAAGTCCTCGAAGGACTTCGCAGCGCTCGTCGAAGTCTTCGACGCGCTCGGCCTGGAGCGCGGTGACGGGTGGGAGGAAAAGCGCTACCGTGGCGTCATCTTCCTTGCCCCGCAGGGACAATTGGGAGTCATGCAAGGCGAAGGCTTCCGGAGCGCGCACGTGCGCTTGGAAGTTACCGACGCCGACTCTCTCTACGAACTCGCCCGCCGCAAGAAGCTGCGTGTCGTCCAAAAGATCGAGAACACACCCTGGGGCGCCCGCTGGTTCACGGTTGAAGCCGGCGGGATTCGCATCGCCGTCTTCAGCCCTCCCGCAACCGAGCCTTCCGGTATGGCAGGGAAGCTGGACGCGCGCGGCAAGCGTTTCGGCATCGTAGTGAGTCGTTTCAATTCGTTCATCACAGAGCGTCTGCTCGCCGGGGCCCTCGACGCGTTGCACCGCACCGGCGCCCGCAAGCGCGACATTGAGGTCGCGCGCGTTCCCGGCGCCTTCGAAATTCCCGCCGCGGCTCGCTCCCTGGCTGCCACCCGGCGCTTCCATGCCGTGATCTGCATCGGCTGCATCCTGCGCGGCGAGACCTCGCACTATGAGCATCTCGCGAACGAGGTCACGCGCGGCATCGGGCAGTCGGCCCAGGAGACCGGCGTGCCGCACGCCTATGGCCTGCTGACCTGCGACACCCTCGAGCAGGCCATCGACCGCGCTGGCCTCAAGAGCGGCAACAAGGGCTTCGAGGCCGGGCTCTCGGCGGTGGAGATGGCGTCATTGAAAGCCGCGGTCAGACGCCAACGGTCACCCGTCACGCGATCGCGGAAACGACCCTCCAGGCGCCAACCATGA
- the nusB gene encoding transcription antitermination factor NusB — translation MGTRRKARELALQMLFQRDMGRQTPDQVQRTFWNERPETDASVRAFADKVFALASERAVEIDALLEQHARHWRMDRMAAVDRNLLRAGVAEFLAFPEIPRAVVINEALEIARRYSSPESIHFINGVLDSVGRSLEESGDRTKGSGTR, via the coding sequence ATGGGCACGCGCAGAAAAGCACGCGAACTGGCGCTGCAGATGCTCTTCCAGCGCGATATGGGGCGCCAGACGCCCGATCAGGTGCAGCGCACTTTCTGGAACGAGCGCCCGGAGACCGACGCCTCCGTCCGCGCCTTTGCCGATAAAGTCTTCGCGCTCGCCAGCGAACGCGCCGTCGAGATCGACGCCCTCCTCGAGCAGCATGCCCGGCACTGGCGCATGGACCGCATGGCCGCCGTCGACCGCAACCTGCTGCGCGCCGGCGTGGCCGAGTTCCTGGCCTTTCCGGAGATTCCGCGCGCGGTGGTCATCAATGAGGCGCTGGAGATCGCCCGCCGCTACTCCTCGCCCGAATCCATCCATTTCATTAACGGCGTGCTCGACAGTGTGGGCCGCAGCCTGGAAGAATCGGGAGACCGGACTAAGGGGTCGGGGACCCGTTGA
- a CDS encoding DUF2621 family protein, translating into MQWTDEAHEIIDDLLLELPLPVRDGVRQAAESRAEVLAEEAGAPRVGLELGVRAFIESTPADLRQRLKHTLSYKGLDPEDYEAAFGS; encoded by the coding sequence ATGCAGTGGACCGACGAAGCCCACGAGATCATCGACGACCTGCTGCTGGAACTTCCACTGCCGGTCCGTGATGGCGTGCGCCAGGCTGCCGAGTCACGCGCGGAAGTCTTGGCCGAAGAAGCTGGCGCTCCCCGCGTCGGCCTTGAGCTGGGCGTGCGCGCCTTCATTGAATCCACGCCTGCCGACTTGCGCCAGCGCCTCAAGCACACGCTCTCCTACAAGGGTCTCGATCCGGAAGATTACGAAGCCGCGTTCGGCAGCTGA
- the rpsL gene encoding 30S ribosomal protein S12 — protein MPTFNQLVRVGRSQVRYKTASPALQGSPQKRGVCTRVYTQTPKKPNSALRKVARVRLTNGIEVTTYIPGVGHNLQEHSIVLIRGGRVKDLPGVRYHVVRGTLDTVGVSDRRQGRSKYGAKRPKA, from the coding sequence GTGCCGACATTCAACCAACTGGTGCGGGTAGGACGCTCGCAGGTCCGCTACAAGACTGCCAGCCCCGCCCTGCAGGGTTCGCCGCAGAAGCGCGGCGTGTGCACGCGTGTCTATACCCAGACGCCCAAGAAGCCCAACTCGGCGCTGCGCAAGGTGGCGCGGGTCCGCCTGACCAACGGCATCGAGGTGACCACCTACATTCCCGGCGTCGGCCACAACCTCCAGGAGCACTCCATCGTGCTCATCCGCGGAGGCCGTGTGAAAGACCTGCCGGGCGTGCGCTACCACGTGGTCCGTGGAACGCTGGACACGGTCGGTGTTTCCGACCGCCGCCAGGGCCGCTCCAAATACGGTGCCAAGCGCCCAAAGGCCTGA
- the rpsG gene encoding 30S ribosomal protein S7 gives MPRKGMVPKTEVAPDPVYDSPLVHKFINSMMWDGKKSTAQAIFYEAMDKLGAKGGDEPLKLFKKAVENVKPLLEVKTRRVGGANYQVPVEVNPHRRTSLAIRWLISYSRGRGEKGMVDKLANELLDAANNRGAAIKKKEDVHRMAEANKAFAHYRW, from the coding sequence ATGCCGCGTAAGGGGATGGTCCCCAAGACGGAAGTTGCGCCCGATCCGGTGTACGACTCGCCGCTGGTCCACAAGTTCATCAACTCGATGATGTGGGACGGCAAGAAGAGCACCGCCCAGGCCATCTTCTATGAAGCCATGGACAAGCTGGGCGCCAAAGGCGGCGACGAGCCCCTCAAGCTCTTCAAGAAGGCCGTGGAGAACGTCAAGCCGCTCCTGGAGGTCAAGACCCGGCGCGTGGGCGGCGCCAACTACCAGGTTCCGGTCGAGGTCAATCCTCACCGGCGCACCTCGCTCGCCATCCGCTGGCTCATCAGCTACTCGCGCGGCCGCGGTGAAAAGGGCATGGTGGACAAGCTGGCCAACGAGTTGCTCGACGCCGCCAACAACCGCGGCGCCGCCATTAAGAAGAAGGAAGACGTGCACCGCATGGCCGAAGCGAACAAGGCCTTCGCCCACTACCGGTGGTAG